A region of the Scomber scombrus chromosome 17, fScoSco1.1, whole genome shotgun sequence genome:
TGTTCGTCCATCTCTATTTATATATCAGTACTGGAAAAGCTGAAATACTCAATACATTTAGAAGTCTGGAATTGAAGGAATTGCTTCATATTTCCGTCAAAGGCATCCTGATTCCTGCTGAATTATTCGGTTTTGTATAATTATGTGATGATTACTGTAAGCTTGTATGTTTATAacctttatacatttttttaaacccatGTTGTGTTGAGTGAGTTGTGTTGCACTAGTAAAAACAGTTTTGCCAGAAATCTATTGGCACAGGACAGAAAAAGAGGCTGGTCCTTGTTAATTTTTAATAGCCCTGTCAGCTGACTCTTGGATGTATTGAATATAATGGTGGAGTTTCTGCCAAACTGCTGCAAAGAAGACATCACCGGTAAGAATGGCTTTCATTAAAATATGCTTTACATAAATATAtcctattttttatatttgaatagTCAATTTTGACGGCTTAAACCTagagtaaaatgtaaaattagtttagtttagatggttttaaaatgtgtggacAAAATATATACCTGTATGGAAGTGCAAAGCTGTTAGAGgtaatgtgatgtgatgttttaaagGTATTGCAATTAGctaatgtactttttttattcttttcatgtATAATGTTAGATAAAATGTTCCATCAATTGAAATACAAGATCTtgtcagttttttctttaactgTCATAGTTAAAAGGTTTATAATGTAATACTACTTTGACCTATTGTGGTTAAGCCcaactaaaaactaaacttgTATTGAcagatttatattatttttaagattTGTGGTTCCTAGTTGTGCATTCACAGcactgctgctggctgcagcCTGGGcagaccaccaccaccaccactaccacagCCAAGAGGGAGAGATGAGCTGCCATAAGCTGTTCCCTCACAATACTGACTTTGCCTTTGTTCTCTAAAAAAGTGTGAATGCcaaagctgctgctggaaaGAACATCTTCTACTCACTGCTGagctccaccaccaccatgtCCATGCTGTCTAGAGGGGTCTGTGGTGAAACCCATAGCCAGCTGTTCTCTAGCTTGGACTACAGCATCTTCAACCAGACTCAGGTCTACGAAGCATACAAGCATCTTTTCCTCATGCTGGGCCACAGCCAGGAGAGTCAACAGCTGGATGTCGGCAACGGCATGGCTCTGTGTTTGCCTCACTGGAGAAAATCCTGAATGTCATAAAAGTACTCAATGTTGACTTCACCAAACCTATTGAGGCTGCAGCTGAGATCAAGCTGACACACATTGCTGATAAAACTCAGGGCAGGATCAAAGATGTAGTGAATGACCTGGATGCTGATGTAGCCGATCAACTCTTTCTACTTTAGCAGTAAGAAGTTCAAATCCATGTGTTGTTGTGTAGTTTAACAACAGGtacaaacatgtcaaatataCTAGTTTCAATTACGTTTTAACACTTCTCCATTGCCTCATACAACACAGTGGGAGATCCTCTTCAACCTTGCCCAGACACACATTCAGACTTCCATGTGGATGAGACCAACGAGTTAAGGTGGACGTGATGAAGAGGATGCTGAATCATCATGCTGGCCTATAAGGGCGGCACCTTCATGATCACCGTCCTGCCTGATGAGGGCAAGATGAAGGAGGTGGGGGGGCTACATCATCAGCTGGCAAGACTCATTCTCCACGAGGTAAGAGAGGAAATCAGATTTATGTTTGAATCCTCATTTAATGATAATCATTAcataatcatataataatttgaAAGGGATTTCTTGGTGTTTAAGAGACAGCACAATTGGATTGGATGGTATGAATGGATGATGGATTGAGTGGATTAGATGTGCATTTACTTAAATCAAAACTAATGTGTTTAATGGTGTGCACAGCTTAACTTGATTTGACAAGCTGTAATTTTAGCTTTAACTCTCACTGGTGATGTCCTGCGTTTCTCAGGTACGTGGATCTGTCCCTGCTAATAATGTATCATCCCTGCAGAGGCCTCATTGGAAGAAATGGATCACTGGGACTACTGTTACTTTTGAGAACAGCGCTGATTTCTCTGGCATATCTCATGAGGTCGATATCAAAGTCTCAAGGTTAGAATTGGAAAAATTGTCTTAGATGTTCAACAAGACTTTACAATGCTTACTCCACCACATGAGCAGTAGGAGTGGAGCTTAATCTGAAAACAGTATTTGGAAAATCACAAATAGTGTGATTTAAGAATATTTATTTcgtacaaattaaaaaatatatactttgtttttggaaagagaaaaaggctTGTCAAAGACCAGCTTGCAGGTTGGGACTTGccttctctctgctctgctgtgtgtctctctgaaTCAAGAATGTATGAATaactgcaggtctgtgtgtttgatggaGCTGATGTTTGGTGAAGTGGTCAGCACAGTCACCTGTGGTGTGGGAATCCTCCTTTGCAAAATTCTTTATTGAAGAAcacttattttaatattttaatatactaaaattatatatgtaataaaaacaaaacgtGCATTGTTACACTtatttccacttttattcaaGTACAAGTAGAAATGAGCAGTAGTTCAAGTGGTAGAGACAACTGAAAAATATAAACGTGTTTACATAGAGCCCAAAACGATACTAAAAAAGACCTTTAAGCTTCGGCAGCTTTCCTAGACATGCACAGTGTTCAAACTAGACTCTGAATGCCTCTTCCTTTTCCCTCCACAGGCATCTCACAATGCTCTGCTGAGCGAGGATGAAAAAGGAACAAAGGCAGCAGCCAATACCACCGTCACGATCGTGCCCGACGGTCTGCCTGAATTCATCAAACTCAACAGACCCTTCTTGGTCTTCAAAATGGAGAAGTCGACCTGCAGGATCCTCTTCAAGGGCTAAATCAACAATCCCAAAGCCATGCAGAGAAATGTGCTAGGATGATAAGAATTGTGATCGTACGACATCATTAGGATCTTTTCATGATCAGAGTCATTGAATCTTTACATCATACTGATATTGTAGCTGGAAATGTGCTTCTACATTTGTATGTGTCTTTGCACatacactgtttgtgtgtgtgtgtgtgtgtgtgtgtgtatgtgtgtctgtgtgtgtgtcattttaacttaaatttaaatattccttcttttctcctttagATTTGAGCTCCCTCTATTTGAGCTCCATTCAGGCAGTGTAGCAGATATTTCCTTGTATacctgtacaatgacaataaactattctattttattctattcttgCAGGGGAATTTTCGCTGGTTTCAgaatataaatgattttttacaaaaatgacataaaaagatattttttaaggAAATGAGAAGCTTTTGAATGGTTCTTCATGTAAACATGTACTCACTTTAAAAAGATTATACAAGGTTCGACATTTCTTATATTGTGCTTGTCGGACTATTACTTTCTCAAATCTCAACTTTCCCAACCAGTGTTACTTCAGGGATACCATACCtatatttggtcataaatgaTAAATTAGTTGTAATCCTGTCTTAACCGCACTGTAATTTTGATAAATCCAATGATGTGGGAAGCTGGGAGAAAACATTCTGCAGTATCTTTTATTGAGTCTCAGCAGCTTAACAGCAAACATTGTATTCGACTGATGATACAGCAGAGAGGATGTGTAACCTGATGGCCATCAGCCTGACACAGCTCATCGCCCTTCGACCTGTTAACTAAGGAGTTGCAGTTTGAGTGTTTACACAATCAGTACACATACACTTTGTCTCCCCTCTCAACATCCacacatgtccacacacactAACTTCTACCAAGGACATGtgtaagaaataaagaaaaaaagaaaatctgtatCATAAAGTTGAATGGGCACTTTAGATTTGTTGAAACACTTCCAATTTGTCCAGTCTGCTCAATATAAACAGGTACTGCTGTAATGTACTGTAGTGACCCATATGACATTTTCAAGAACTATAGTGGTAATTTTTTAGTTTCCTGACTGAAATAATGTATCATACTTGACATTTTTGTGAACGAACATCTGTCTGCCTTAGTTAGAATTAGTCTACCGTCAGAATAATTTAAACAAGTGTGCACTGCATTACCCATTAACCAAAGTAATAATTATAACATTTACCACATGTTAACCTGTGATGTGTAACGTcacaaagttgtttttgttttttgtctttcttgtttgtttttttaatcaccaACTGGTAATCATACCACACATACATCAGTGGAAAGCAATACCtggaatggaaaaaaacaaacctcccCCTGGTTATTGATTTGATAAATGCACACCCACTAGCAAGAGCCCTTTAACATGCATGCAGAGGAAGTAAGAGATGTTTGaccagacagaaagagaaacaactCAGCCTACAGGAGAACATGCTGTCCTCAAATACCCTCTCCTGTTTTCATGAAATCATGATGCTTCTGGACTCACTGTGACCTTCGACCAGGCCGGTAGACAGAATTAATTGAACGTGGCGGGGATTCAGTTTTCACAGGTGGGTTGGACTTTAAACATCTACAAATGTCTACTTTTACAGGGTGAAAATGCCAATATCACTACTTGACAATAGAACCCCCATATTaggataatgataatgattaaCAACCCTGTGCTTTGATACAAAAACTccttacaaatacaaaaaagggTTCACTCATTGTCTGCGTCAGAGCACATCACAGCATATTTTTATTACAAACttgatgaacaaaaacaaaaatgttgctgATGCAAAAGCTGATTAAATTCACCACAATATAACAAGTCAGAGTTTGAATAATGGGTTTTTAATCTATCTGCATGAGCATTTTTGGCCTTATTCCACAGTTCAGTGAACTCTGCCTTACAGCGTAGTTTCTTAACGCACTCTGCAACACTTCTACAGTTTATTAAACAACTGAACTCACTATTAGAAAAAGCTTCAGGTGAGGCGTCTAAAGGAGCCATCTTATACTGAACATAAAAACAGCCTTTCACTACCCTAAAACTTCAGACTTTTTTCATTGGATCTTGTCTAATAGAGTATAAGAAGGAGGAATTTTTAGGACACTATGTAATACACatacaattttacattttacattaaagcTCAAAAGATAAAATCACAACTTTGGAgctattttttcattcattgttcaATAAACATATcttaaacattacattattttgatattatttattatctgtcTCACTTTTTAGAGAGAGCAAAAGAATGAGGACTGTGACACTTGTGGAAACTAATAATATTCAAACACCTATTACAGTTCTGGCTCGCATGCTTTTCTGTCAACGTTACGCAACTTAAATCACAAGCAGTGTCAACATCAATGCAAACTTTCCTTTCACTACCTTTTATTTGTTTACCGGTGTagcctgtgtttgtgtaaccTAATATTCTCATGCAAACACGTTCTGGCTAGCCTTCTTTTGTTTGGTTAGAATTAAGTTTGTTATCTGAGCTCAGTACCCAGAATTCACTGTATCTCCACGAGCTGACTCTCACAGTGTGCCATTATCTCAGGCCAAACCCTGTGTGATAATGCTATCGACCAACAGGCTAACGTATAGGGGTGCTGCCCCCACCAAAAGGTTTGCAAGAGCGGCTGCACCATGCCCCTGTCCAGCGTCATGCAGGACTTCCATCTTACGTGCGTAGCTTTCATGGTCACTAAACACATCCAAGCTTTGCTGAGAGTGCAGTGGCCAACAATCATGTCatactaacatgctgatgtttacaTATTA
Encoded here:
- the LOC133997808 gene encoding alpha-1-antitrypsin homolog isoform X1; translation: MSMLSRGVCGETHSQLFSSLDYSIFNQTQVYEAYKHLFLMLGHSQESQQLDVGNGMALLLNVDFTKPIEAAAEIKLTHIADKTQGRIKDVVNDLDADVADQLFLL
- the LOC133997808 gene encoding uncharacterized protein LOC133997808 isoform X2 codes for the protein MLAYKGGTFMITVLPDEGKMKEVGGLHHQLARLILHEVRGSVPANNVSSLQRPHWKKWITGTTVTFENSADFSGISHEVDIKVSRHLTMLC